A portion of the Canis lupus baileyi chromosome 38, mCanLup2.hap1, whole genome shotgun sequence genome contains these proteins:
- the UFC1 gene encoding ubiquitin-fold modifier-conjugating enzyme 1: MADEATRRVVSEIPVLKTNAGPRDRELWVQRLKEEYQSLIRYVENNKNADNDWFRLESNKEGTRWFGKCWYIHDLLKYEFDIEFDIPVTYPATAPEIAVPELDGKTAKMYRGGKICLTDHFKPLWARNVPKFGLAHLMALGLGPWLAVEIPDLIQKGVIQHKEKCNQ; the protein is encoded by the exons ATGGCGGACGAGGCCACCCGGCGTGTGGTGTCTGAGATCCCTGTGCTGAAGACTAACGCCGGACCTCGAGATCGTGAGTTGTGGGTGCAGCGACTCAAGGAGGAATACCAGTCCCTCATCCGG TATGTGGAGAACAACAAGAATGCGGACAATGATTGGTTCCGACTGGAGTCCAACAAGGAAGGGACTCG GTGGTTTGGAAAATGCTGGTACATCCATGACTTGCTCAAATACGAGTTTGACATTGAGTTTGAC ATTCCTGTCACATATCCTGCTACTGCTCCAGAAATTGCGGTTCCTGAACTGGATGGAAAAACAGCAAAGATGTACAG GGGTGGCAAAATATGCCTGACTGACCACTTTAAGCCTTTGTGGGCCAGGAACGTGCCCAAGTTTGGGCTAGCTCATCTTATGGCTCTGGGG CTGGGTCCATGGCTGGCAGTGGAAATCCCCGATCTGATTCAGAAGGGCGTGATTCAGCATAAAGAGAAATGCAACCAATGA